One window of Salegentibacter sp. Hel_I_6 genomic DNA carries:
- a CDS encoding MauE/DoxX family redox-associated membrane protein — translation MQYPWHLYVMGAMYIVAGTLHFIKPKMYMRIMPRYLPAHKALVLLSGLAEILLGLLLFFPETKDLAIYGIILMLVVFLLVHFYMLSSKKAAAGIPRWALMLRIPLQFFLIYWAWFYLQF, via the coding sequence ATGCAATATCCCTGGCACCTTTACGTAATGGGCGCGATGTATATCGTTGCCGGAACGCTCCATTTCATCAAACCCAAAATGTATATGCGCATTATGCCGCGTTACTTACCGGCGCATAAAGCTTTAGTTTTATTAAGCGGACTGGCAGAAATTCTTCTTGGTCTACTCTTGTTTTTTCCTGAAACCAAAGATCTCGCGATCTATGGAATTATCTTAATGTTAGTCGTTTTTCTGCTGGTACATTTTTATATGCTTTCTTCTAAAAAAGCAGCTGCCGGCATTCCAAGATGGGCCTTAATGCTAAGAATACCACTTCAATTTTTTCTTATATATTGGGCCTGGTTCTATTTACAATTTTAA
- a CDS encoding alpha-ketoglutarate-dependent dioxygenase AlkB, with protein MKSEIFSLPDAELRYFPDFLSSEKADFFLEKLLKDIPWKQQNIKLFGKEIPQPRLTAFYAEKGISYTYSGLQLDPEYFSAEILELKQKTEKISGFDFNTCLANLYRDGNDSMGWHADDEKVLGKNPVIASISLGGVRSFQFKHKKDKNLKEKIELQHGSLIVMQGSMQHFWKHQLPKTKKEVPPRINLTFRKIQ; from the coding sequence ATGAAATCAGAAATATTTAGTTTGCCAGATGCGGAGCTGCGGTATTTTCCAGATTTTCTTAGCTCCGAAAAAGCCGATTTCTTTTTGGAAAAATTACTGAAAGATATTCCCTGGAAACAACAAAATATTAAACTCTTCGGAAAAGAAATTCCGCAGCCACGTTTAACCGCATTTTATGCCGAAAAGGGGATTTCCTATACTTACTCGGGCCTGCAATTAGATCCAGAATATTTTTCAGCTGAAATTTTAGAATTGAAACAGAAAACCGAGAAAATTTCAGGATTTGATTTCAATACCTGCCTCGCTAATCTTTATCGCGACGGGAATGATAGTATGGGCTGGCACGCCGATGATGAAAAAGTTTTAGGCAAAAATCCTGTAATTGCTTCTATAAGTTTAGGTGGTGTTCGTAGTTTCCAGTTTAAACACAAAAAGGATAAAAACCTAAAAGAAAAAATTGAACTGCAACACGGTAGTCTTATAGTTATGCAGGGAAGTATGCAGCATTTTTGGAAACATCAGCTTCCTAAAACAAAAAAAGAAGTACCGCCAAGAATCAATCTTACTTTTCGGAAAATTCAATAA
- a CDS encoding S1/P1 nuclease, which yields MKKLLILTLVLLSLTSGFANDNDWGKTGHRATGEIAENYLSKKAKKAIDKILNGQGLAFVANYADDIKSDPDFRQYGPWHYVNLAEGQTQYDEKAANPKGDLYQAILKCKEVLKNENASKEDKQFHLKMLVHFVGDLHQPFHVGRAADKGGNDVQVRWYNEGSNIHRVWDSQMIDSYQMSYTELAANTRQLNRAQIKAIEDGEVLDWVYESGDMANELYDSVEMGEKLGYEYMYHHLPTVLEQLQKGGIRLAKILNEIYG from the coding sequence ATGAAAAAATTGCTGATTCTTACTTTGGTTTTATTAAGCCTAACCTCCGGGTTTGCTAATGATAATGACTGGGGGAAAACAGGACACCGTGCAACCGGGGAAATAGCTGAAAATTATTTAAGTAAAAAAGCTAAAAAAGCTATAGATAAAATTTTAAACGGGCAGGGTTTAGCTTTTGTGGCTAATTATGCCGATGATATTAAAAGTGACCCCGATTTCAGACAGTATGGCCCCTGGCATTATGTGAATTTAGCCGAAGGACAAACTCAATATGATGAGAAAGCCGCAAATCCTAAAGGAGATCTTTACCAGGCGATTTTAAAGTGCAAGGAAGTTTTAAAGAATGAAAATGCATCTAAAGAAGACAAACAATTTCACCTTAAAATGTTAGTACATTTTGTAGGAGATCTTCATCAACCTTTTCACGTAGGAAGAGCTGCCGATAAAGGTGGTAACGATGTGCAGGTGCGTTGGTATAACGAAGGTTCTAATATTCACAGGGTATGGGATAGCCAAATGATAGATTCTTACCAAATGAGTTATACTGAGCTTGCCGCGAATACCAGGCAACTAAACAGAGCGCAGATTAAAGCGATAGAAGATGGTGAGGTTTTAGATTGGGTTTATGAATCTGGAGATATGGCCAACGAACTTTATGATTCGGTTGAAATGGGTGAGAAGTTAGGTTACGAATATATGTATCATCACCTTCCTACTGTATTAGAGCAACTGCAAAAAGGTGGAATTCGCCTTGCGAAAATACTAAACGAGATTTACGGGTAA
- a CDS encoding SPFH domain-containing protein, translated as MTQEKDLKASNGYIMLFVFLFLFFGSIISFIVLSNAWFILGIVISLFILPGLILVNPNGSRVLLLFGDYKGTVKKNGLFWVNPFYTKKKVSLRARNFDSERLKVNDKLGNPVMISTILVWRVRDTYKASFDVDNFENFVVVQTDAAVRKLASLYPYDNFADEGLDEDITLRSSVNEVSDALEKELEERLNIAGIEVLEARIGYLAYANEIASAMLKRQQATAIVAARHKIVQGAVGMVEMALHELSAKELVDLDAERRAAMVSNLMVVLCSDKDATPVVNAGTLNH; from the coding sequence ATGACTCAGGAAAAAGATCTCAAAGCATCAAACGGCTATATCATGTTGTTTGTTTTTCTATTTTTATTCTTCGGAAGTATTATCAGTTTTATTGTACTCAGTAATGCCTGGTTTATTCTTGGAATAGTTATCTCATTATTTATACTTCCCGGACTTATCCTTGTAAATCCTAACGGCTCAAGAGTACTTTTACTTTTTGGAGATTATAAGGGTACTGTAAAAAAGAACGGACTTTTTTGGGTTAATCCATTTTATACTAAAAAGAAGGTTTCATTGCGAGCCCGAAACTTTGACAGTGAACGTCTAAAAGTAAATGACAAGTTAGGAAACCCGGTAATGATAAGCACTATACTGGTTTGGCGTGTACGCGACACCTATAAAGCATCTTTCGACGTAGATAATTTCGAAAATTTTGTCGTGGTACAAACTGATGCTGCCGTAAGAAAACTTGCCAGTCTCTATCCTTATGATAATTTTGCAGATGAAGGTTTAGACGAGGATATTACGCTGCGATCTAGCGTAAATGAAGTTAGTGATGCATTAGAAAAAGAGCTCGAAGAGCGCTTGAATATCGCCGGGATCGAAGTTCTGGAAGCCAGGATTGGCTACCTGGCCTATGCCAATGAAATTGCAAGCGCAATGCTAAAGCGCCAGCAAGCCACCGCCATAGTTGCTGCACGCCATAAAATTGTGCAGGGCGCCGTAGGAATGGTAGAAATGGCACTGCACGAGTTAAGCGCAAAAGAACTGGTAGACCTTGATGCTGAACGCCGCGCCGCAATGGTTAGCAACTTAATGGTAGTTCTTTGTAGTGATAAAGATGCAACCCCGGTAGTAAATGCTGGCACTTTAAATCACTAG
- a CDS encoding S9 family peptidase, translated as MKIAQNIFIGFFFISISLFAQEKNYTEDTLSINQFTEGNLVTPKTAQKPPLVIFIQGSGGTNRDGNQNSLKSDFAKKIAYELAREEIASFRFDKRSIKAKELNLKTISFDDLVFDVESILSYFNEKDNFSNLVFAGHSQGSLIGMLVAKGNADAFISIAGPGKSIDHILADQLSAQLPQLKNDIEKSLQEIKKNGSSTDYPKNFENIFHPRNQPFLHSWMKYDPAEEIAKLEIPALIINGTNDSQVKEEQAELLHTAAKNSELVLLEDMNHVFRKVSSNDLTKNYQTYNNAELPLHPEIIPVLTDFIKNLENK; from the coding sequence ATGAAGATCGCTCAAAACATATTCATAGGCTTTTTCTTTATCAGCATAAGCTTGTTTGCACAGGAGAAAAATTATACAGAAGATACCTTATCTATAAATCAATTTACAGAAGGTAACCTTGTAACTCCAAAGACAGCACAGAAACCTCCCCTGGTAATTTTTATTCAGGGATCTGGGGGTACCAATCGTGACGGTAATCAAAATTCTTTAAAGAGTGATTTTGCGAAAAAAATAGCCTACGAATTAGCCCGGGAAGAAATTGCAAGCTTTAGATTTGATAAACGCAGCATAAAAGCCAAAGAATTAAATTTAAAAACAATTTCCTTTGATGATTTGGTATTTGATGTGGAAAGCATACTTAGCTATTTTAATGAAAAAGACAACTTCAGTAATTTAGTTTTCGCCGGCCATAGCCAGGGTTCTTTAATAGGAATGCTGGTAGCAAAAGGTAATGCTGACGCTTTTATTTCTATCGCTGGACCAGGAAAAAGCATAGATCATATTTTAGCAGATCAACTTTCGGCGCAACTACCGCAACTTAAAAATGATATAGAAAAAAGTCTGCAGGAAATAAAGAAAAATGGAAGCTCTACAGATTATCCGAAAAATTTTGAAAACATTTTTCATCCCAGAAATCAGCCTTTTTTACATTCCTGGATGAAGTATGATCCTGCAGAAGAAATCGCCAAACTTGAAATTCCTGCTTTAATTATCAATGGAACCAATGATTCCCAGGTAAAGGAAGAACAGGCTGAATTACTACATACCGCAGCTAAAAATTCAGAATTAGTTTTATTGGAAGATATGAATCATGTTTTTAGAAAAGTTAGTTCTAATGATTTAACTAAGAACTATCAAACTTACAATAATGCTGAATTACCATTGCATCCCGAAATAATTCCGGTTTTAACCGATTTTATTAAAAATCTGGAAAATAAATAA
- a CDS encoding Arc family DNA binding domain-containing protein, giving the protein MSNKKAFALRVDEKMLKAIEKWAADEFRSTNGQIEWMLNKALKEANRHPKNKKEE; this is encoded by the coding sequence ATGAGTAATAAAAAAGCATTCGCCCTTAGAGTCGATGAGAAGATGCTGAAAGCCATTGAAAAATGGGCTGCTGATGAATTCAGGAGCACCAATGGGCAGATCGAGTGGATGCTAAACAAAGCCCTAAAAGAAGCAAATCGCCACCCAAAAAATAAAAAAGAAGAATAA
- a CDS encoding HAD family hydrolase — translation MAYKIVFSDIDGTLLNHDRELSLATISTIKNLKNKLPFVLISARMPSAMRHLQADLDIEEQPIICYNGGLILVNGQAVSSTEIPFNILENLCDFNKSMNCHLSLYNSDEWYVPEYDQWAAREVNNTKVKPEIKSNNEVLSTWKETNKGAHKIMAMGDEAHIDKIKDYLSENFPGQLHLYRSKATYLEIANKEISKLTAIKFLLDNHFNIKTEETIAFGDNYNDVEMIKGVGMGIAVGNARKEVLEVANIVTQSGKEDGVANSLQELFKTQV, via the coding sequence ATGGCATACAAAATAGTATTTTCAGACATTGATGGAACTTTATTAAACCACGATAGGGAATTATCTCTCGCTACCATCTCAACAATAAAAAATTTAAAAAACAAGCTTCCCTTTGTACTTATTTCAGCAAGGATGCCATCAGCGATGCGCCACCTTCAAGCCGACCTCGATATCGAGGAGCAACCTATAATATGCTACAATGGAGGTTTAATTTTGGTAAATGGCCAGGCAGTAAGTTCAACTGAGATCCCATTTAATATATTAGAAAACCTCTGCGATTTCAACAAAAGTATGAATTGCCATTTAAGTCTTTATAACAGCGATGAATGGTATGTGCCGGAATACGATCAATGGGCAGCAAGGGAAGTAAACAACACTAAAGTAAAACCAGAAATTAAATCGAATAACGAAGTTCTTTCTACCTGGAAAGAAACAAATAAAGGAGCACATAAAATTATGGCGATGGGAGATGAAGCACATATTGATAAAATCAAGGATTATTTGTCAGAGAATTTCCCAGGGCAATTACATCTGTATCGTTCTAAAGCCACTTACCTGGAAATTGCTAACAAAGAAATTTCAAAACTTACGGCGATAAAATTTTTATTAGACAATCATTTCAATATAAAAACTGAAGAAACTATAGCTTTTGGGGATAATTACAATGATGTAGAAATGATAAAAGGTGTAGGAATGGGTATTGCTGTGGGAAATGCAAGAAAAGAAGTGCTAGAAGTTGCCAACATTGTAACCCAAAGCGGTAAGGAAGACGGGGTTGCCAATAGCCTGCAGGAATTGTTCAAAACCCAGGTATAG
- a CDS encoding DUF819 domain-containing protein: MEDAPVFTNDAVVFGLLMLALGFVFYTSSKKEGFWKKFYAVVPALLMCYLIPAIFNSLGLIDDGTSQLYFVASRFLLPAALVLMTLSIDLKAIFNLGPKALIMFFAGTVGIIVGGPLAVLIVSAISPETVGGVGPDAIWRGLSTIAGSWIGGGANQAAMLEIYEYNPDLYGGMVLVDIVVANLLMAGLLMGIGKTEKIDKWLKADNSAITELKDKVSNYAASVTRNPSLPDYMIMLALAFITVGIAHWGADEISVFLSSNFEIFTDNKSALSSFSSSFFWMITIATAIGIGLSFTRFKTYEGAGASKLGSIFIYILVATIGMKMDLGMVFDNPGLIGIGVIWMLVHVIFLFGVAKLIKAPYFFLAVGSQANVGGAASAPVVAAAFHPSLATVGVLLAVFGYVVGTYGAILTTILMQIAAGS, translated from the coding sequence ATGGAAGATGCACCGGTTTTCACCAATGATGCAGTAGTATTTGGACTTTTAATGCTCGCGCTGGGCTTCGTATTCTATACCTCTTCAAAAAAAGAAGGTTTCTGGAAAAAATTCTACGCAGTTGTACCGGCACTTTTAATGTGCTACTTAATACCGGCAATCTTTAATTCCCTTGGGTTAATTGACGATGGTACTTCTCAACTATACTTTGTAGCCAGTAGATTTTTATTACCTGCTGCCCTGGTATTAATGACATTAAGCATAGACTTAAAAGCTATTTTTAACCTTGGGCCCAAAGCACTTATTATGTTCTTTGCAGGTACCGTGGGAATTATTGTTGGCGGGCCACTGGCCGTTTTAATTGTTTCGGCAATTTCTCCTGAAACCGTGGGCGGCGTTGGCCCCGATGCTATTTGGCGTGGTCTTTCTACCATTGCCGGTAGTTGGATTGGTGGCGGAGCCAATCAGGCGGCAATGCTCGAAATTTATGAATACAACCCCGATCTTTATGGTGGGATGGTACTGGTAGATATTGTAGTTGCCAATTTACTCATGGCTGGATTACTTATGGGTATTGGAAAAACTGAAAAAATAGATAAATGGTTAAAAGCCGATAATTCAGCTATTACAGAGCTTAAAGACAAAGTTTCTAATTACGCAGCCAGTGTAACCAGAAACCCAAGCCTGCCAGATTATATGATTATGCTTGCTCTTGCTTTTATAACCGTAGGAATTGCACATTGGGGAGCCGATGAAATCTCAGTATTTCTATCTTCTAATTTTGAAATTTTCACCGACAATAAAAGTGCCCTTTCTTCATTTTCATCATCGTTCTTCTGGATGATCACCATAGCAACCGCCATTGGAATCGGTCTTTCTTTTACCAGGTTTAAAACCTATGAAGGTGCAGGAGCCAGTAAATTAGGAAGTATCTTTATTTACATTCTTGTGGCCACTATAGGTATGAAAATGGATCTTGGGATGGTTTTCGATAACCCGGGACTTATTGGCATAGGGGTTATTTGGATGCTTGTTCACGTTATTTTTCTATTTGGTGTCGCAAAACTTATAAAAGCTCCTTACTTTTTCCTTGCAGTAGGAAGCCAGGCAAACGTAGGAGGCGCCGCTTCGGCACCGGTAGTAGCAGCGGCATTTCATCCTTCTCTGGCCACGGTAGGCGTATTACTCGCTGTATTTGGCTATGTTGTTGGAACCTATGGTGCAATTCTTACCACTATTTTAATGCAAATCGCGGCCGGGAGTTAG
- a CDS encoding DUF4369 domain-containing protein — protein MKKISILLLAIIALSSCNNKESNLIVNANIDGLRKGTVYLQKIEDTLMVDLDSVEVNGDANIRLETFIESPQIMYLYLKKVDNSQYDDRIDFFAEEGEVNINTNLEKFVTDAKITGAKNQEKLEEYRTMMKRFNDKNLELIQQNFKAQQQENEEQLIAIDKQYESLLKRKYLYTVNFAINNKDLEVAPYLALSEVFDANIKYLDTIYTSLEPKVKNSLYGKELKEFLKERKAEEEEIENIQSEENNEDAEGVS, from the coding sequence ATGAAAAAAATTAGCATTCTTTTACTGGCCATTATCGCCCTTAGTTCCTGCAATAATAAAGAAAGCAACCTTATTGTAAATGCCAATATTGACGGACTTAGAAAAGGAACCGTTTATCTTCAAAAAATAGAGGATACGCTTATGGTAGATCTAGATTCCGTAGAAGTTAATGGAGATGCTAATATAAGACTGGAAACATTTATTGAAAGTCCACAAATTATGTATCTATATCTTAAGAAAGTAGATAATTCTCAATATGATGATCGCATAGATTTCTTTGCTGAAGAAGGAGAAGTAAACATAAACACCAATTTGGAGAAGTTTGTAACCGATGCAAAAATAACCGGGGCTAAAAATCAGGAAAAACTGGAAGAGTATAGAACAATGATGAAGCGTTTCAATGACAAAAATTTGGAACTTATACAGCAGAATTTTAAAGCACAGCAGCAAGAAAATGAGGAACAACTTATTGCCATAGATAAGCAATATGAAAGTTTACTTAAAAGAAAATATCTTTATACTGTAAATTTCGCCATAAATAATAAAGATTTAGAAGTAGCCCCTTACCTCGCGCTTTCTGAAGTATTTGATGCGAATATTAAATACCTGGATACAATCTACACTTCTTTAGAGCCTAAGGTTAAAAACTCTTTATATGGAAAAGAGTTAAAAGAATTTCTAAAAGAAAGAAAAGCTGAAGAGGAGGAAATAGAAAATATACAATCTGAAGAAAACAATGAAGATGCAGAAGGCGTAAGTTAA
- a CDS encoding OFA family MFS transporter — MSSSKKNRWLIAASAVFIHLSIGAAYAYSVYTQPLVETQEWSMASVTTAFTIMMVLGGGSAALFGKFVERSGPRKSAMLAAILFGLGQAGSGFAISMDSLTGFLLTYGLLSGFGLGIGYISPVSTLVKWFPDKRGLATGMAVLGFGTGALITAPVAASLIESIGISNTFYILGGSYFILMMLGASYIAPPPKNWMPEGMKEAVKAGTRKIKKDLSQATSGEAVKTKHFWMLWTMMLINTSAGIMMISVASPMAQNIVGLSAGAAATMVGIMGIFNGGGRLGWAAASDYISRPKVFIIFFVIQLIAFITLPIITSAFIFQIFIFFVVSCYGGGFSNLPAFIGDLFGTKELGAIHGYLLTTWSLGGLIGPTLVSQIYTRTGSYIPVFYVFTVLIIIALIISILLDRSIQKVRTEHKELKYENSTS, encoded by the coding sequence ATGAGTTCTTCAAAGAAAAACCGTTGGCTAATTGCCGCTTCTGCAGTATTTATCCATCTTTCTATCGGTGCGGCATACGCTTATAGTGTTTATACTCAACCTCTGGTAGAAACCCAAGAATGGTCAATGGCTTCAGTAACCACAGCATTTACTATAATGATGGTTTTAGGAGGTGGTTCCGCCGCATTATTTGGGAAGTTTGTAGAAAGAAGTGGCCCAAGGAAATCGGCTATGCTAGCTGCTATTTTATTTGGATTGGGCCAGGCGGGTTCCGGTTTCGCCATTTCTATGGATTCTCTAACAGGATTTTTACTAACCTATGGACTTTTAAGCGGATTCGGTTTGGGAATTGGTTATATTTCACCGGTTTCAACCCTGGTTAAATGGTTCCCAGATAAAAGAGGTCTTGCAACGGGTATGGCGGTTCTTGGCTTTGGTACTGGCGCACTTATTACCGCTCCCGTAGCTGCCAGCCTCATAGAATCTATTGGCATTAGCAACACTTTTTATATTTTAGGAGGCTCATATTTTATTCTAATGATGCTTGGCGCATCTTATATCGCACCCCCACCAAAAAATTGGATGCCTGAGGGAATGAAGGAAGCTGTAAAAGCAGGAACCCGAAAAATAAAGAAAGACTTATCACAAGCGACTTCAGGAGAAGCAGTTAAAACTAAACATTTCTGGATGCTCTGGACGATGATGCTTATTAATACCAGTGCAGGAATTATGATGATCTCGGTAGCCTCCCCAATGGCACAAAATATCGTAGGACTTTCGGCAGGTGCAGCGGCTACAATGGTGGGGATTATGGGGATATTTAATGGTGGTGGCAGGTTAGGCTGGGCTGCGGCTTCAGATTATATTTCACGCCCAAAAGTTTTTATTATTTTTTTCGTAATTCAGCTTATTGCCTTTATAACATTACCAATTATTACAAGCGCCTTTATCTTTCAAATTTTTATATTTTTTGTAGTAAGTTGTTATGGTGGCGGTTTCTCTAACCTTCCAGCTTTTATTGGCGATCTCTTCGGAACAAAAGAGTTGGGCGCTATTCACGGTTATTTATTAACAACCTGGTCTTTAGGAGGTCTCATTGGCCCCACCCTGGTTTCTCAAATTTATACCAGAACCGGGAGTTATATTCCGGTATTTTATGTGTTCACAGTATTAATAATTATCGCTCTGATTATTAGTATATTATTAGACAGAAGTATTCAAAAAGTAAGAACTGAACACAAAGAACTCAAGTACGAGAACTCAACTTCTTAA
- a CDS encoding peroxiredoxin, translating into MALKIGDKLPRLTLKDQEGENYHFSRVEDKALVIFFYPKDFTPGCTKEACSFRDHYEEFQDLGAEVIGISTDNENSHKKFATKHKLPFILLSDKEKRARQAFGVKAGLLGLLPGRETFVFDKNKRLIHKFNNMGASQHIPEALNSLKKIQEK; encoded by the coding sequence ATGGCACTTAAAATTGGCGATAAATTACCGAGATTAACTCTAAAAGATCAGGAAGGGGAAAATTATCATTTTTCCCGTGTGGAAGATAAAGCCCTGGTAATATTTTTCTATCCAAAAGATTTTACACCGGGTTGTACAAAAGAAGCTTGCAGTTTTAGAGACCATTACGAAGAATTTCAGGATTTAGGTGCTGAGGTGATTGGCATAAGTACAGATAATGAAAATTCGCATAAAAAATTTGCTACAAAGCACAAACTGCCCTTTATTTTACTTTCAGATAAGGAAAAACGTGCACGCCAGGCTTTTGGAGTAAAAGCAGGTTTGCTTGGTTTACTGCCAGGAAGGGAAACTTTTGTGTTTGATAAGAATAAAAGATTAATTCATAAATTCAATAATATGGGAGCTTCACAGCATATTCCTGAAGCACTTAATTCCCTAAAGAAAATTCAGGAAAAATAA
- a CDS encoding 6-carboxytetrahydropterin synthase produces the protein MRLSVHRKAHFNAAHRLFRKDWSDEKNLTVFGKCSNPHYHGHNYELIVTVTGEIDQETGFVMDLKQLKDLIYKEVEVPFDHKNLNEEVAPFDELNPTAENIAVVIWNRIREQLKPDLDLEITLYETPRNYVTYKGE, from the coding sequence ATGAGATTAAGTGTACATAGAAAAGCTCATTTTAATGCGGCGCATCGCTTGTTTCGCAAAGACTGGAGTGATGAGAAAAACCTCACGGTTTTTGGAAAATGCAGCAATCCTCACTATCACGGTCATAATTACGAACTAATCGTAACAGTAACCGGTGAGATAGACCAGGAAACTGGTTTTGTAATGGATCTAAAGCAACTTAAAGATCTAATTTATAAAGAGGTAGAAGTGCCCTTTGACCATAAGAATTTAAATGAAGAGGTAGCTCCTTTTGATGAACTTAATCCTACGGCAGAAAATATTGCTGTAGTGATTTGGAATAGAATAAGGGAGCAATTAAAACCCGATTTAGATTTGGAGATTACTCTATATGAAACTCCACGGAATTACGTAACCTATAAAGGAGAATAG
- the idi gene encoding isopentenyl-diphosphate Delta-isomerase, which translates to MGKEKVILVNEKDEQIGLMEKIEAHEKALLHRAFSVFVFNDKDELMIQQRAHSKYHSPGLWTNTCCSHQREGESNIAAGKRRLQEEMGFSTELKEIMSFIYKAPFDNGLTEHEFDYIMIGNYEADPKPNPDEVASWKWMSLGAIKSDMEVNPGGYTEWFKIIFDKYYSSIQK; encoded by the coding sequence ATGGGAAAAGAAAAAGTAATATTAGTTAACGAAAAGGACGAGCAAATTGGCCTTATGGAGAAGATAGAAGCTCACGAAAAAGCTTTGCTGCATAGGGCATTTTCAGTTTTTGTGTTCAATGATAAAGATGAGTTGATGATTCAACAACGTGCGCATTCTAAATATCACTCTCCCGGTTTATGGACCAACACTTGTTGCAGTCACCAGAGAGAAGGGGAAAGTAATATTGCCGCGGGAAAGAGAAGACTCCAGGAAGAAATGGGTTTTAGCACTGAGCTAAAGGAAATTATGTCTTTTATTTACAAAGCGCCTTTTGATAACGGACTAACCGAGCACGAATTTGACTATATTATGATTGGAAATTATGAAGCCGATCCTAAACCTAATCCAGATGAAGTTGCCAGTTGGAAATGGATGAGTCTTGGAGCCATAAAATCTGATATGGAAGTGAATCCAGGGGGTTATACAGAGTGGTTCAAAATTATTTTTGATAAATATTATTCAAGTATTCAAAAATGA